The Saliniradius amylolyticus DNA segment ATTACGCCCTTATTTCCCCGAGCCTAAGGTGATTCAGGGTCTTTTCGAGGTGGTTCGCCGCCTGTATGGGCTGACCATCAAGCCAGTCAATGGCGTAGATACCTGGCATAAAGACGTCACCTTCTATGAAATTATCGACCAAAGTGGTGATATTCGCGGTAACTTCTATATGGACCTCTACGCCCGCCCCAAAAAACAAGGCGGCGCCTGGATGGATGTCTGCCGGGATCGCCGCCGTTTGACCGATGGCGATTTACAACGCCCGGTGGCTTACCTGACCTGTAACTTTAACGGTCCGGTAGGGGATAAGCCGGCCCTGTTTACGCACGATGAAGTCGTTACCTTGTTCCATGAGTTTGGTCATGGCTTGCATCATATGCTGACTAAAGTAGAAGCCACAGATGTGGCGGGCATCAATGGTGTGGCGTGGGATGCGGTGGAACTGCCCAGCCAGTTTCTTGAGAACTGGTGCTGGGAAGAAGAGGCCTTAGGCTTTATCTCTGGCCATTATGAAACCGGCCAACCTTTGCCCCATGACTTGCTGGAGAAAATGCTGGCGGCCAAGAACTATCAGTCCGCCATGCAGATGGTGCGCCAGCTGGAATTCAGCCTGTTCGACCTCCGGCTGCATATGGAATACAACGGTTCGACGAATCTAATCCAGAGCATTCTGGATCAGGTGCGTGAGCGAGTAGCAGTGGTCAAGCCACCCGAGTTTAATCGTTTCCAGCACAGCTTCGGCCATATCTTCGCCGGGGGCTACGCGGCAGGCTACTACAGCTACAAGTGGGCAGAGGTATTGTCCGCCGACGCCTTCTCCCGCTTTGAAGAGGAAGGCATCTTCAACCCGGATACCGGTCGCAGTTTCATGGAAAACATTCTGGAAAAAGGTGGCAGTCACGAGCCCATGGAGCTGTTTAAGGCCTTCCGCGGCCGTGAGCCTGAGGTGGATGCCTTGTTACGCCACTCCGGAATCGGTGACGCGGCTTAACGTTGCTTCTCTACTCAGACAGAAAATAGCATGCTGGACTATCTGGAAGACTTCGATGCCATCTACGCTCGCGCCAGCGAGCGTAAGGGCGGTGCGAATGGGCTGAAAGCCTTGTTGGGGGCGCCGGCTTCAAAGGAGGCCTTAAGCGCGCTGGGCGATGATCGGTACCTCGCCGCTTTTACCAAGAAGATCTTCCAATCCGGGTTTGTATGGAAAGTGGTGGAAAACAAATGGCCGGGATTTGAGGAGACCTTCTTCGGCTTCGATATCGACAAGGTATTAATGATGCCCGACGATATGTTGGAGCGTAAAGCCTCAGACCCGGCCATTATCCGTAACTTCCGCAAGGTCAAAACCATTCGCGATAATGCCTTGATGATCCGCGAACTCAGCCAAAAACACGGTGGTTTTGGCCACTTTATTGCCGATTGGCCCAGCGAGGATATCGTCGGGTTGTGGGCCGAGCTGAAAAAGCGCGGTCAGCGTCTGGGCGGCAACACCGGCCCCTTCGCATTGCGGGCGCTGGGTAAGGACACCTTTTTGTTGACCCAGGATGTGATCGGCTATTTTAGCCAGCGGGAGATTATCTCCGGCTCTGCCATTTCCAAACGCAGCCTGAAAACCATTCAGCAGGCCTTTAACCGTCTTCAGCAACAAAGTGACTGGTCACTGCAAGCCTTAAGTCAGCTTCTGGCCTTTAGCGTGGGTGACAACCACCGTTAGATCCCACCGGGACACTGGTCCGTATTACGCCAATACAGTACACTAGCGCCGATACTCTATTTTGATCGCCGATACGGCAAACAGGAGCGCCCATGAGCGAGCAATCCCAGTCCGACCAAACCCATTTTGGCTATAAGACCGTCGATAAGAAGCAAAAGGCATCAATGGTGGCCGATGTGTTTCACTCAGTGGCGGCCAAATACGATGTGATGAACGATCTGATGTCCATGGGCATTCATCGGCTGTGGAAACGCTTTACCATCGACTGTAGCGGTGTGCGTCGCGGCCAGACCGTATTGGATCTCGCCGGCGGCACCGGCGATCTGACCGCCAAGTTCTCCCGTATGGTGGGCCCTGAGGGCAAGGTAATTCTGGCCGATATCAATAACGCCATGCTCAAAGTTGGCCGGGATAAACTGCGTGACAACGGCATCGTCGGTAATGTGGATTACGTGCAGGCCAACGCCGAAGAACTGCCCTTTCCCGACAACAGCATCGATGTCATCACCATTGCCTTTGGCCTGCGCAACGTCACCGACAAAGACAAGGCGTTGCACTCCATGTACCGAGTGCTCAAGCCCGGTGGCCGACTACTGGTACTGGAGTTTTCCAAGCCGGTACACGAAGGCCTAAATAAAGTCTACGACGTCTATTCCTTCCATATTTTACCGAAAATGGGGCAACTGGTAGCCGGCGATGCCGACAGCTACCAATACCTAGCCGAGTCTATCCGCATGCACCCGGACCAGGAAACCCTTAAAAACATGATGGAACAGGCCGGATTTGAACAAACCAGCTACCACAATCTTACCGGCGGCATTGTCGCCCTGCATCGAGGGTTCAAGTTCTAATGATCCCGGCGGCACAGGGGCTGGCAGCCTTAATCGAGACCGCATTTAACCGACTCTTGGCGTTGGATGAGGCCAGCGTCGAGCGCATGCGTCCACTCGCAGGACAGAGTCTGTCGGTAAAGCTCCATGAGTTACCCTGGACTCTCACCTTTGCGTTCAGCGACCGGGTGGATGTACTGGTCGATGCCGATAACCAAGCCGACTGTCACCTGGCATTGTCACTGTCCACCTTGCCCAAGTTGCAGGATAGCGCCCAGCTGAGTCAGCTTATCCATCAGCAGGCCCTTATACTCAACGGCGATGTGCGCACCGCTCAGCTTTTCAGCCAGCTTATTAGTGAGCTGAACATCGATCTCGAAGAGATCCTGTCCCGCTACATTGGTGATGTGCCAGCCTACCGGCTGAGTCAGTCGGCACGCCAAGCTCGTAAGCAGCTCAAGACACGCTGGCAGACTTTTACTGAACTGGCCGCCGATGCGGCTTTGACCGAGAAGCCTATTGCCGTTCACAGGCTGGCGGTGACGGATTTTTGCGACAGAGTCAGCGAGTTGCGAGCCGACGCTGACCGGCTGGAAGCAAGACTTAAACAACTGGAACAACGAGGCCAATAAGTGCGTCTGCTGCGTTTATACACCATCAATAAAACCCTGTTACAGCACGGACTGGATACGCTGATCCCCAAGCGCTGGATGCCTTGGTATGCCCGATTAGCAAGGCGATGTATTTTCTGGTTGCGTAACCGCCACCCCGAACAGCCCAGAGGCAGACAAGCCAGAT contains these protein-coding regions:
- a CDS encoding ubiquinone biosynthesis accessory factor UbiJ — encoded protein: MIPAAQGLAALIETAFNRLLALDEASVERMRPLAGQSLSVKLHELPWTLTFAFSDRVDVLVDADNQADCHLALSLSTLPKLQDSAQLSQLIHQQALILNGDVRTAQLFSQLISELNIDLEEILSRYIGDVPAYRLSQSARQARKQLKTRWQTFTELAADAALTEKPIAVHRLAVTDFCDRVSELRADADRLEARLKQLEQRGQ
- a CDS encoding DNA-3-methyladenine glycosylase I; translated protein: MLDYLEDFDAIYARASERKGGANGLKALLGAPASKEALSALGDDRYLAAFTKKIFQSGFVWKVVENKWPGFEETFFGFDIDKVLMMPDDMLERKASDPAIIRNFRKVKTIRDNALMIRELSQKHGGFGHFIADWPSEDIVGLWAELKKRGQRLGGNTGPFALRALGKDTFLLTQDVIGYFSQREIISGSAISKRSLKTIQQAFNRLQQQSDWSLQALSQLLAFSVGDNHR
- the ubiE gene encoding bifunctional demethylmenaquinone methyltransferase/2-methoxy-6-polyprenyl-1,4-benzoquinol methylase UbiE gives rise to the protein MSEQSQSDQTHFGYKTVDKKQKASMVADVFHSVAAKYDVMNDLMSMGIHRLWKRFTIDCSGVRRGQTVLDLAGGTGDLTAKFSRMVGPEGKVILADINNAMLKVGRDKLRDNGIVGNVDYVQANAEELPFPDNSIDVITIAFGLRNVTDKDKALHSMYRVLKPGGRLLVLEFSKPVHEGLNKVYDVYSFHILPKMGQLVAGDADSYQYLAESIRMHPDQETLKNMMEQAGFEQTSYHNLTGGIVALHRGFKF